Proteins encoded by one window of Culicoides brevitarsis isolate CSIRO-B50_1 chromosome 2, AGI_CSIRO_Cbre_v1, whole genome shotgun sequence:
- the LOC134832389 gene encoding transcription termination factor 2 yields MIGRRARSTKKRRPIIESDDSEEELEYERRALSPSTRRSIGIFVGHSSDEEEIEEEEEPEDENAPAEDENDVTADVKENSMDQNSIAEFENSIQQKVSSTMAPGMMPMNNEVTLIEDSDNENDDSDVQIIKKSNEILEIGSSDEENSPTKPTLQPKIANLLVKKPQSTPKLESSKKKISRSMYEHECRELDAMKRKKDVLLNVLMTRHSLPDNGKKIELTLQDLEKNITKQENKLQGLEVDENQSLKNSLRNDSVEVVEDNQNSNDVTGELYSIVEVREPGPVSVLKPQNGINWNEIENANKLVQPKHFGKQGMKTFENQKALTEKRLNNIHGSLTSQPTEDVLHPTPAALNIELMDHQKHGLAWMLWREKNKPRGGILADDMGLGKTLSMISLIMEKLEDEENEQQDDDDDSDLDESHGWVGKGRRSNYNGGTLVVCPASLLQQWESEISNRVRRNTVSLYIHHGSNREPKAKYLARENIVVTTYSIVSSEYKSEAALFGVKWNRIILDEAHTIRNHKTVASMACSALRGKYRWALTGTPICNKEMDIYALLRFLRVTPFDDLPTYKRWLEDKKGGGGPRIHALMKTMLLRRTKEMLRAKDELKLPDKMVHEVEVTLNQNEKNVYSKVLAYSRTLFTEYLAQRGGGGNADPYAQSSNANKFSQLHDKFAAVHGTVQVHQILTLLLRLRQICDHPGLIKAMLSSSEELDISSGHDETHSSLHEVDLIKQLEQLEINDDADDEAAVRFSNKLMSTANPIFNLDRPSSKISSVMTYFKEHVQDTGDKAIFVSQWTNVLKLFEPRLVAAGVKFVSLTGEVPVKSRGSIIEQFNRTGSNAPQVMLLSLTAGGVGLNLSVANHLFMIDCHWNPQLENQAQDRVYRVGQKKEVHLYKFITKDSIEERIKGLQQKKLDLANTVLTGAKNIGSKLTIQDLRSLFEV; encoded by the exons ATGATCGGTCGTCGTGCTCGAAGCACCAAAAAACGCCGTCCCATTATCGAATCGGATGACAGCGAGGAGGAATTGGAATACGAACGTCGTGCCTTATCGCCCAGCACTCGTCGAAGCATCGGAATTTTCGTTGGTCACAGCAGCGACGAAGAAGAAATCGAGGAAGAGGAAGAGCCTGAAGACGAAAATGCTCCCGCTGAAGATGAAAACGACGTCACCGCAGAcgtcaaagaaaattcaatggaTCAAAATTCCATCGCAGAGttcgaaaattcaattcaacaaAAAGTCTCGTCAACAATGGCTCCCGGAATGATGCCCATGAACAACGAAGTCACCTTAATTGAGGATTCGGACAACGAAAATGACGACTCTGACGttcaaataatcaaaaaatcgaatgaaATCTTGGAAATTGGCAGCAGCGACGAAGAAAATAGTCCAACAAAGCCAACGTTACAACCGAAAATCGCCAATTTACTCGTGAAAAAGCCACAAAGCACCCCAAAACTCGAAagtagcaagaaaaaaattagtcgcAGTATGTACGAGCACGAATGTCGCGAGCTTGACGCGATGAAACGCAAAAAGGATGTTTTGCTGAACGTTTTGATGACACGACACTCGTTGCCTGATAACGGAAAGAAGATCGAACTCACGTTGCAGGACTTGGAAAAGAATATTACGAAGCAGGAGAATAAATTACAAGGCTTGGAGGTCGACGAGAACCAAAGTTTGAAGAATTCCCTGCGAAATGACTCCGTTGAGGTAGTTGAGGACAATCAAAATAGCAACGACGTCACTGGAGAGCTTTATTCGATCGTTGAAGTACGAGAACCGGGTCCCGTTTCCGTGTTAAAGCCTCAAAATGGAATAAATTGGAACGAAATCGAGAACGCGAACAAACTTGTGCAACCCAAACACTTTGGCAAACAAGGCATGAAGACTTTTGAGAACCAAAAAGCTCTCACGGAGAAACGTTTGAACAATATTCACGGCTCATTGACGTCCCAACCGACGGAAGATGTCTTGCATCCAACGCCAGCTGCCTTAAACATCGAACTGATGGACCATCAGAAACACGGATTGGCTTGGATGCTTTGGCGCGAgaaaaataaaccacgtggcgGGATTTTGGCTGATGACATGGGTCTCGGCAAGACTCTCAGCATGATTTCCCTAATTATGGAAAAGTTGGAAGATGAAGAGAACGAACAgcaagacgacgacgatgactcGGATCTCGACGAAAGTCATGGTTGGGTGGGAAAAGGACGTCGCTCGAACTACAATGGCGGAACTTTAGTCGTTTGTCCCGCTTCGTTGCTCCAACAATGGGAATCGGAGATTTCTAATCGTGTTCGTCGCAATACCGTAAGTTTGTACATTCATCATGGCTCGAACCGTGAACCAAAAGCGAAATACCTCGCACGAGAAAATATCGTGGTGACAACTTATTCCATTGTCTCGTCGGAATACAAGTCCGAAGCTGCCCTGTTTGGCGTCAAATGGAATCGCATCATTTTGGATGAAGCGCATACGATTCGGAATCACAAGACCGTTGCTTCGATGGCTTGTAGTGCGTTGCGTGGCAAATACCGATGGGCTTTGACCGGAACTCCCATTTGCAATAAAGAGATGGATATTTATGCGTTGCTTAGATTTTTGCGAGTTACGCCATTTGATGACTTGCCAACCTATAAACGTTGGTTGGAAGACAAAAAAGGCGGAGGCGGACCACGAATTCATGCGTTGATGAAAACGATGCTCTTGAGACGAACAAAAGAGATGTTGCGAGCGAAGGATGAGCTGAAGTTGCCCGATAAGATGGTTCATGAGGTCGAAGTTACGTTGAATCAGAACGAGAAGAATGTTTATTCGAAAGTTTTGGCGTATTCGCGGACTTTGTTCACGGAATATTTGGCTCAACGTGGCGGCGGAGGAAATGCTGATCCGTATGCCCAAAGCTCGAATGCTAATAAGTTTAGTCAGTTGCATGATAAATTCGCAGCAGTACATGGAACTGTTCAAGTTCATCAGATTTTGACGTTGCTACTGCGTTTGCGGCAGATTTGCGATCATCCGGGATTGATTAAAGct atgCTCTCCAGTAGCGAAGAACTCGACATCTCATCCGGGCACGACGAAACCCATTCCAGCTTGCACGAAGTCGACCTTATCAAGCAACTCGAGCAACTTGAAATCAACGACGATGCCGATGACGAAGCTGCCGTTCGTTTTTCCAACAAATTAATGAGCACCGCAAACCCCATTTTCAATCTCGACAGACCAAGTTCGAAAATTTCATCCGTCATGACCTATTTCAAGGAACACGTACAAGACACGGGAGACAAGGCAATATTTGTGTCGCAATGGACAAACGTTTTGAAACTCTTCGAACCGCGTCTTGTGGCAGCTGGCGTGAAATTTGTCTCGTTAACGGGAGAAGTACCAGTTAAATCTCGCGGTTCGATAATTGAGCAATTTAATCGGACTGGAAGCAATGCGCCGCAAGTGATGTTGCTCTCGTTAACTGCTGGAGGCGTCGGATTGAATCTTTCTGTGGCAAATCATCTTTTTATGATCGATTGTCATTGGAATCCGCAGCTGGAGAATCAGGCACAAGACAGAGTTTATCGTGTGGGACAGAAGAAGGAGGTGCATTTGTacaaatttatcacaaaagacTCCATTGAGGAGCGAATTAAGGGGTTGCAGCAAAAGAAATTGGATTTGGCGAATACAGTTCTCACGGGAGCGAAGAATATTGGGTCGAAATTGACTATTCAAGATCTGCGATCGCTCTTTGAAgtctaa